In a single window of the Streptomyces sp. NBC_00285 genome:
- a CDS encoding response regulator transcription factor has product MTEAAETKPARVVVADDQTVVREGIVMLLGLLPGIEVVGAAGDGEEAVKLVAELAPDVVLMDLRMPRCDGVEATRRIRTEHPGTQVVVLTTYADDDSLFPALKAGARGYLTKDAGGDEIVRAVHNVLSGDAGLSPSIQRRLLERLSDPEPPQPAVSAEAPDGLTTREVEVLEQIAEGLSNQEIARRLHVSPATVKTHINNLFAKTGLKDRAQAVRYAYAKGLVRPPT; this is encoded by the coding sequence ATGACGGAGGCGGCGGAGACGAAGCCCGCGCGGGTGGTGGTCGCGGACGACCAGACCGTGGTTCGCGAAGGCATCGTGATGCTGCTCGGCCTTCTGCCCGGCATCGAGGTCGTCGGTGCCGCGGGGGACGGGGAGGAGGCGGTGAAGCTCGTCGCGGAACTCGCTCCAGACGTCGTACTGATGGACCTGCGCATGCCTCGCTGCGACGGAGTGGAGGCGACCCGGCGGATCCGGACCGAGCACCCCGGGACCCAGGTCGTCGTGCTGACGACGTACGCCGACGACGATTCGCTGTTCCCCGCGCTCAAGGCGGGTGCGCGTGGCTACCTCACCAAGGACGCGGGAGGCGACGAGATCGTGCGGGCCGTGCACAACGTGCTCTCCGGGGACGCGGGACTGTCGCCGAGCATCCAACGGCGGCTTCTGGAGCGGCTGTCGGACCCCGAGCCGCCGCAGCCGGCGGTGTCCGCGGAGGCGCCCGACGGGCTCACCACCCGGGAGGTCGAGGTGCTGGAGCAGATCGCCGAGGGACTCAGCAACCAGGAGATCGCCCGCCGACTTCATGTCTCCCCCGCCACGGTGAAGACCCACATCAACAACCTCTTCGCCAAGACCGGACTCAAGGACCGCGCACAGGCGGTGCGTTACGCCTATGCGAAGGGACTTGTGCGGCCACCGACCTGA
- a CDS encoding DUF485 domain-containing protein, with protein MQSSNARPRGSGGDAESSAENHDGHDSARPEVSTGVRYDDPWYDALASGWGETGGGGTPMTPVATEQAERENRAAAAADVYLEVQRSAAFQEVRSRYRRFVVPAGIGFFVWYLAYVVTATSAPGLMARPVAGAVNVAMLAGLGQFLTTFLLTWAYARHARLRRDRAALELRWDTQELTRTARGGVSS; from the coding sequence ATGCAGTCAAGCAACGCTCGTCCCCGCGGAAGCGGGGGTGATGCCGAGAGTTCGGCCGAGAACCACGACGGGCACGATTCGGCTCGCCCCGAGGTGTCCACCGGGGTGCGGTACGACGACCCCTGGTATGACGCGCTTGCCTCCGGTTGGGGAGAGACGGGCGGTGGCGGCACACCCATGACCCCGGTCGCGACCGAGCAGGCGGAGCGCGAGAACAGGGCGGCCGCCGCGGCCGACGTGTATCTCGAAGTGCAGCGCAGCGCGGCCTTCCAGGAGGTGCGCAGCCGGTACCGGAGGTTCGTGGTGCCGGCGGGCATCGGGTTCTTCGTCTGGTATCTGGCCTACGTCGTGACGGCGACGAGCGCGCCCGGACTGATGGCGCGGCCCGTGGCGGGCGCGGTGAACGTGGCGATGCTCGCGGGACTCGGGCAGTTCCTGACCACTTTCCTGCTCACCTGGGCCTACGCCCGGCACGCGAGGCTGCGCCGGGACCGGGCAGCGCTCGAACTGCGGTGGGACACCCAGGAACTGACGCGTACGGCCCGGGGCGGTGTGTCGTCGTGA